The following is a genomic window from Litorimonas taeanensis.
ACCTACAATCCGTAGAACCGCGCATAACGGATGATATCTTCCGCGTCCTCTCCCCCCTCGCCTCAGCCTCTAGCCGCACAAGCTATGGCGGCACAGCGCCAAGTGAAGTCGCAAAACAAGTCGCACGATGGAAAGCGGAATTGGGTTAACACTGAAAACTTGCCGCGCTGAAATATATCACAAGGAAAATTCATAACAACGGACAGAAAACCAAAGGTTATTTGCCCCAGCAGTTTTACGTTTCCAATTTCCCTGCGGCTTTCAATGTGTCTAGGCGAGCCTTTAACTGCGTCATGATGAAGGCGCGTTCGGCGCGGCTATAGCCCATCCAAGCCCCGATTTCATCGCGGCTACGGCCGCACCCCGTGCAAAGGCGCGTTTCCAAATCAAGTTTGCATATTAACTTGCATGGACTTTCAATAGTTTCAGATTGGCGCAACATTATGTTATTCAACCTTTCTCTTGGCCTTTTTATCTCGCAAATGTTCGATACGTTCTTCTTTGCGTGATCTCAGGAACCACCATTCTTCACCATTTCGTTCAATCCGTTGTGCGTCAATTTCATGTAAAAGCTGACGGATTTCATCATCGGAATAGCCGCCAATGGGTTGTTTCAAGGCGTCAAATGAGCGATCAGTATATCCCTTATGATTTAGCATTTCTTTGAGCAAAGCTTTGACGACTTGGAGACTTTTATTCTCCAAATCAAACATCTCTTTCTCATGATTAAATTGGCTTTTCTGTAAGGCGTAACTAATAACGCCCGACAATATAGTGCCAATCACTACGCCTATTAACGCCCATATAGCTGAATCCATCTGACTCTGTTTCGTTCTAATTTATGCCGCGGGCAGTCACTAAATAAGTGGCAAAACTGGCAAGCCAATGCGAACCCGAATAATGCTCGTCTGATATCGCCGCAATACCTACACGTTCATGCAGCTGGGCCGACGCAATTAAGCTCGCGCGGCGCGGGTCTGTTTCTGGTAAGACTGAAGCGAGATTATAAAGATTCCAAGCGCGAGATAA
Proteins encoded in this region:
- a CDS encoding DUF1289 domain-containing protein, producing the protein MLRQSETIESPCKLICKLDLETRLCTGCGRSRDEIGAWMGYSRAERAFIMTQLKARLDTLKAAGKLET